Proteins from one Kazachstania africana CBS 2517 chromosome 1, complete genome genomic window:
- the ABP140 gene encoding tRNA(Thr) (cytosine(32)-N(3))-methyltransferase (similar to Saccharomyces cerevisiae ABP140 (YOR239W); ancestral locus Anc_8.665), with the protein MGVADLIKKFESISKENGDSNATTVSPPNEVERTSKVSIEDAKAENPKVPNDEQSNENSQSLADGEKLEENVIEQEADNEQEMPQEEEPVLEQESESATKEAEFTLPEEANITEEQEEQKEEEKEEKNESNLAEHQTEAEKEAVSEAVDNVPINVEDESEMQEDHVDVSVNTEGTTEDAAPEGSKNKKKKKKNKKKNKKKTQSEPEPGVAANVDDLEVVDNSTLGIDQDKTKDELATMAQEAKDEILENVAHEAQSVSQTNRDGESENTTSSEMEIEGTESVPSNRPSRLGRDNPFEFGKRNLTEKSDVWDHNAWDNVEWGDEQVQQAMEKIEQQRQNPVSDFDKKLYNGNPARYWDIFYKNNRENFFKDRKWLQIEFPILYSTTRKDAGPVTIFEIGCGAGNTFFPILSQNENEELKIVAADFAPKAVELVKTSPSFNPKYGHATVWDLADPEGRLPDGVEPHSVDIAVMIFVFSALAPEQWDQAMENLHRIMKPGGKILFREYSFGDLTQIRFKKNRYLDDNFYVRGDGTRVYFFTEDELRTIFTKKNYFIENKIATDRRLLVNRKRKLKMYRCWIQAIFDVPKED; encoded by the exons ATGGGTGTGGCTGATttgatcaaaaaatttgaaagcatttcaaaagaaaacgGTGACAGCAACGCTACCACCGTTTCTCCTCcaaatgaagttgaaagAACCAGCAAAGTTTCCATTGAAGACGCAAAAGCAGAAAATCCTAAAGTTCCAAATGACGAACAAAGTAATGAGAATTCTCAAAGTCTTGCAGATGGGGAAAAGCTCGAAGAAAATGTAATTGAACAAGAAGCGGACAATGAACAAGAAATGCCCCAAGAAGAAGAGCCTGTTTTAGAACAAGAATCCGAATCTGCAACAAAGGAAGCCGAATTTACACTACCTGAAGAGGCCAATATTACTGAAGAACAAGAGGAGcaaaaggaagaagaaaaagaagaaaaaaatgaatctAATCTTGCTGAACATCAGACAGAAgctgaaaaagaagcagTTTCTGAAGCAGTTGATAATGTTCCAATAAACGTCGAAGATGAATCAGAAATGCAAGAAGACCACGTCGATGTAAGTGTCAATACTGAAGGAACCACCGAAGATGCTGCTCCAGAAGGttctaaaaataagaaaaagaagaagaagaataagaagaaaaataagaagaagaccCAGTCTGAACCAGAACCTGGAGTAGCAGCAAACGTTGACGACTTAGAAGTTGTCGATAATTCAACGCTT GGCATTGATCAGGATAAAACTAAAGATGAGCTAGCTACGATGGCTCAAGAAGCTAAGGATGAAATCTTAGAAAATGTTGCACATGAGGCACAATCTGTTTCGCAAACCAATCGAGATGGCGAGTCCGAGAATACTACATCGTCCGAAATGGAAATTGAAGGAACTGAAAGTGTTCCATCAAACAGACCTAGCCGTTTAGGTCGTGATAATCCCTTCGAGTTTGGTAAGAGAAACTTAACTGAAAAATCTGATGTTTGGGATCATAACGCTTGGGATAATGTGGAATGGGGTGATGAACAGGTGCAGCAAGCtatggaaaaaattgagCAACAGAGACAAAATCCAGTTTCAGATTTTGACAAGAAATTGTACAATGGTAACCCAGCAAGGTACTGGGATATCTTCtacaaaaataatagagaaaattttttcaaagatagaAAATGGCTTCAAATAGAGTTTCCAATTTTATATAGTACAACGAGAAAAGATGCGGGCCCTGTGAcgatatttgaaattggatGTGGTGCAGGTAATACTTTCTTCCCAATACTGAGCcagaatgaaaatgaagaactGAAGATAGTAGCTGCCGATTTTGCACCAAAGGCGGTTGAGTTAGTAAAAACATCGCCAAGTTTCAATCCAAAATATGGACACGCCACAGTTTGGGACTTGGCAGATCCAGAAGGAAGACTTCCAGATGGTGTTGAACCACACTCCGTTGATATCGCAGTTAtgatttttgttttcagtGCGTTAGCACCAGAACAATGGGACCAAGCGATGGAGAATTTACACAGAATTATGAAGCCAGGTGGTAAAATTCTTTTCCGTGAATATTCTTTTGGTGATTTGACCCAAATAAGATTTAAGAAAAACAGATATCTGGATGATAACTTTTACGTAAGAGGAGACGGTACCAGAGTTTATTTCTTCACAGAGGATGAGCTAAGAACTATATTCACCAAGAAGAACTATTTCAtcgaaaataaaattgccACAGACAGAAGGCTTCTGGTTAAtaggaaaagaaaactgaaaatgTATCGTTGCTGGATTCAAGCAATCTTTGATGTCCCTAAAGAAGATTAG